In the Candidatus Dadabacteria bacterium genome, TGTGTAATCAGTCAGTTACACAACACTCGAAGCGAAACGTCAAGACAGTTGTGATTTCAGACAATGATTTTTACTCGTTTCTCAAATGTTTTCATCTGCTCGGATACGATTTAGGAAAAGAAGTCGGAGTCGTATTATCTCTGCTGCATTCCCACATATCACAATTCAACAGGCGAAATCCACAGCATATCTGGTCGCGAATCGTCGATATTGTGCAGGCATGGAATCAGGAGGCGGGAACCATAACCCCGGAAAACTTGCCCGAAGACTTGATAGAGGAATTTAAGCGGCCGGAGATTGTCCATATACCGGAAGGATTGACGGCGGCAGTGCAGACCGAACCTGAAGAAACTGACTGGAACGGCCATCCTAACGCTTCGTATCTTGCGCTTGCGAATCTAGTCGGCGCGTGGAACGGCAACAATGACAATGACACAACCGTCCTGCACCAATTAACGGGAGAAAATTACTCTGCTTGGGTAAAAAAAGCCGTGGACATGCTTAATCTTCCCGGAAGCCCCTTCTCGCTTAAAAACGGCAGGTGGAAACTAACGGAACGCACCGACTTGTGGAATTCGCTTGGGTCAAGAATTTTGGATCAGAACTAGTATAGCGTTTCATTTATTCATTTACATCTGAAACAGATCTGGTTACACTTGTGATATACTAAATCTCACAGGAAGGTGTAACCATGTCAACAAGAAGCAAGCGACCGGAACTTGTTTTGAGTGAGGAAGAAAAACAGAAGCTTCTGACAATAAGCCGTTCAAAGAAGCTTCCTAAACGGGAAGTACAGAGGGCATCGATACTGTTATGTTACTCGGAAGGCAACACGATAGTCTCCATACAGGGCAAGCTGAATGTTTCAAGGCCCACAATATACAAGTGCATTGATAAAGCCTTGGCCAAGGGGGTGGAAGCAGGGCTGAAGGACGCTTATCACGGAACGGAATCCGTAATAAGCGACGGCGCCAAGGCATGGGTGATTAACGTTGCGTGCACAAAGCCCACGGAGCATGGTCTGGCTGCGGAGGTCTGGTCTTACAGCGCGCTTGCAAGATACATCAGGGATAATGCGATTGAGAAGGGGTATGAATCATTGTCAAAAGCATCGAAGGCCACAGTATGGAGGATATTGAACAAGGCGAAGATAAAGCCTCACAAGATACGGTATTATCTTGAGCGGAGGGACGAGGAGTTTGAGAGGAAGATGAAAGAGGTTTTAATGGTATATCAGGAGGTTAACATCTGGAATGAGCAGTCCGAGGACACTTCTGTGAGGCCTGACGTAATCACCGTGTCGGTTGATGAGAAGCCGGGGATACAGGCTATAGCGAATGTAGCGCCTGATTTGCCTCCGAAGCCGGGTGAGCATGGAGAGATTGGACGGGACTATGAGTACAAGAGACTGGGCACGGTATCGTTGCTTGCGGCATTGGATTTGCACGACGGGAGGATAATAGCGAAGGTGAGGGATCGTCATCGCAGCAGGGAGTTTATAGAGCTGTTAAAAGAGCTTGATAAGTACTATCCGAAGAAGAATACGATCCGCCTGGTGCTGGACAATCATTCTTCTCATGTATCGAAAGAGACGACGAGGTATCTTGGTACGAGGCCGGGGAGGTTTATATACGTGCATACTCCGAAGCATGGGTCGTGGCTGAATTTGGTGGAGACGGCGTTCTCGAAGATGGCCCGTGGTTTTTTACGGCACATTCGGGT is a window encoding:
- a CDS encoding IS630 family transposase: MSTRSKRPELVLSEEEKQKLLTISRSKKLPKREVQRASILLCYSEGNTIVSIQGKLNVSRPTIYKCIDKALAKGVEAGLKDAYHGTESVISDGAKAWVINVACTKPTEHGLAAEVWSYSALARYIRDNAIEKGYESLSKASKATVWRILNKAKIKPHKIRYYLERRDEEFERKMKEVLMVYQEVNIWNEQSEDTSVRPDVITVSVDEKPGIQAIANVAPDLPPKPGEHGEIGRDYEYKRLGTVSLLAALDLHDGRIIAKVRDRHRSREFIELLKELDKYYPKKNTIRLVLDNHSSHVSKETTRYLGTRPGRFIYVHTPKHGSWLNLVETAFSKMARGFLRHIRVSSKAELKERILKGIEEINADPVVHRWNKFDLEIA